In one window of Bacteroidales bacterium DNA:
- a CDS encoding DUF5063 domain-containing protein, giving the protein MLTENKNEIIYSKNIIELLTVANEYCLFTEKAEQYQKEDIIYYYLKICPLLYLKGILLPSVEECDFEITERYVTEEIWEHIFISLNKKIGQEDNFLSFNNNEDVSEKNIIKQSISEQIADIYQDLKDFIILYQKNTQAAKINAVAECYRLFATHWGNKIIKLQMALHNIIFPGVPNETEI; this is encoded by the coding sequence ATGCTAACTGAAAATAAAAACGAAATTATTTATTCAAAAAATATAATAGAATTATTAACTGTTGCTAACGAATACTGCCTTTTTACGGAGAAGGCAGAGCAGTACCAGAAAGAAGATATTATTTATTATTATTTAAAAATTTGTCCTCTATTATATTTAAAAGGAATACTTCTTCCTTCTGTTGAAGAATGTGATTTTGAAATTACCGAAAGATATGTAACCGAAGAAATCTGGGAGCATATTTTTATTTCATTAAATAAAAAAATAGGACAGGAAGATAATTTCTTATCATTTAATAACAATGAAGATGTTTCTGAAAAGAATATTATAAAACAAAGTATCTCCGAGCAAATTGCCGATATTTACCAGGATTTAAAAGATTTTATTATTCTTTATCAAAAGAACACTCAGGCAGCTAAAATTAATGCAGTGGCAGAATGTTATCGTTTATTTGCAACGCATTGGGGAAATAAAATTATTAAACTTCAAATGGCATTACATAATATTATTTTCCCAGGTGTACCTAATGAAACTGAAATTTAA